A stretch of Lutra lutra chromosome 9, mLutLut1.2, whole genome shotgun sequence DNA encodes these proteins:
- the STARD7 gene encoding stAR-related lipid transfer protein 7, mitochondrial codes for MFLRRPPALAAWLAGAAAAGRAGARGGGLLALLANQCRFVTGLRVRRAQQIAQLYGRLYSESSRRVLLGRLWRRLRGRPGHASAVMAALAGVFVWEEERIQEEELQRSIDEMKRLEEMSHMFQRSGVERLPPEPKSQREGNEDSGGKEQPWEMVMDKKHFKLWRRPITGTHLYQYRVFGTYTDVTPRQFFNVQLDTEYRKKWDALVIKLEVIERDVVSGSEVLHWVTHFPYPMYSRDYVYVRRYSVDQENNVMVLVSRAVEHPSVPESPEFVRVRSYESQMVIRPHKSFDENGFDYLLTYSDNPQTVFPRYCVSWMVSSGMPDFLEKLHMATLKAKNMEIKVKDYISSKPLETGSEAKATTPSSERKNEGSCGPARIEYA; via the exons ATGTTCCTGCGGAGGCCGCCGGCCCTGGCAGCCTGGCTGGCGggtgcggcggcggcggggcgcgcGGGAGCGCGCGGCGGGGGCCTGCTCGCCCTGCTGGCCAATCAGTGCCGCTTCGTGACGGGCCTGCGTGTGCGGCGCGCGCAGCAGATCGCGCAGCTGTACGGCCGCCTCTACTCAGAGAGCTCGCGCCGCGTCCTCCTCGGTCGCCTCTGGCGCCGGCTGCGAGGCCGCCCTGGCCATGCCTCTGCCGTGATGGCGGCGCTGGCTGGCGTGTTcgtgtgggaggaggagaggatccAGGAGGAGGAGTTGCAGAG ATCCATTGATGAGATGAAACGGTTGGAAGAAATGTCACATATGTTTCAGCGCTCTGGAGTTGAACGCCTCCCTCCAGAACCAAAATcacagagagaagggaatgaAGATTCAGGGGGCAAAGAGCAACCATGGGAGATGGTGATGGATAAGAAACACTTTAAGCTCTGGCGGCGCCCAATTACAGGCACCCACCTTTACCAGTATAGAG TTTTTGGAACCTACACAGATGTGACACCCCGGCAGTTCTTCAATGTTCAG ctGGATACAGAGTATAGAAAAAAATGGGATGCCCTGGTAATCAAGCTGGAAGTGATTGAGAGGGATGTGGTTAGTGGTTCTGAGGTTCTTCACTGGGTAACCCATTTTCCT TATCCAATGTACTCGCGGGATTATGTTTATGTTCGACGGTATAGCGTGGATCAGGAAAACAATGTGATGGTGTTGGTGTCACG TGCTGTGGAGCACCCTAGTGTTCCAGAGTCTCCAGAATTTGTAAGAGTCAGATCGTATGAATCCCAGATGGTTATCCGTCCCCACAAGTCATTTGATGAG aatggcttcgACTACTTGTTGACATACAGTGACAATCCCCAGACTGTGTTTCCTCGCTACTGTGTTAGTTGGATGGTTTCCAGTG gCATGCCAGATTTCCTGGAGAAGCTGCACATGGCCACTCTTAAAGCCAAGAACATGGAGATCAAAGTAAAGGACTATATCTCGTCTAAGCCTCTGGAAACCGGTAGTGAAGCCAAAGCTACCACTCCGTCTTCCGAGCGGAAGAATGAGGGTAGTTGTGGCCCTGCCCGGATCGAGTATGCTTGA